One genomic segment of Motacilla alba alba isolate MOTALB_02 chromosome 1A, Motacilla_alba_V1.0_pri, whole genome shotgun sequence includes these proteins:
- the LOC119708857 gene encoding interleukin-15 receptor subunit alpha-like isoform X2: MRSGEFPSRGRGWQICCHSICFFPIPARCSRPKAVANAHIDAGNRTELNSRLRYSCNPGYKRKAGTSSLIQCILWEGSEPRWTDPTLQCIRDPALSAETPGLESTTQRAGTTSASLNSSPSPASSQSPVPPAPDGPSPDGSRPPEMIPTLPDTSTLGQGTTPQPSLPTDYAAVSIQSVASSVGLLVLLAIGIAAVCCWRRRRKCTRQGYTVTEMDIPMEGIPSGNEEVTPPVAVPTG, from the exons atgagGAGTGGGGAATtccccagcagaggcagaggttGGCAGATCTGTTGCCATTCCATCTGTTTTTTCCCAATCCCAGCGCGCTGCAGCCGCCCCAAGGCCGTGGCCAACGCTCACATTGACGCCGGGAATCGCACGGAGCTGAATTCCCGCCTGCGCTACTCCTGCAACCCCGGATACAAACGGAAAGCTGGGACCTCCAGCCTCATCCAGTGCATCCTCTGGGAGGGCTCCGAGCCCCGCTGGACCGACCCCACGCTCCAGTGCATCC GAGATCCGGCTCTTTCTGCGGAAACCCCCGGCCTGGAGAGCACGACCCAGAGGG CAGGTACCACCAGTGCCAGCCTGaattccagcccctctccagcttccagtcagtcacctgtgccaccagcacctgATGGGCCGTCACCAGATGGATCCAGGCCACCAGAGATGATTCCGACACTACCAGACACATCCACGCTGGGACAGGGGACAACCCCgcagcccagcctgcccacggATTACGCCGCAG tTTCCATCCAGTCCGTGGCCTCTTCTGTTG gactcctggtgctgctggccatCGGAATTGCGGccgtctgctgctggaggaggaggaggaa ATGCACCAGGCAGGGCTACACGGTGACGGAGATGGACATTCCCATGGAGGGAATTCCCTCTGGGAACGAGGAGGTGACACCTCCTGTCGCTGTCCCCACGGGCTGA